Proteins from a single region of Chryseobacterium sp. T16E-39:
- a CDS encoding cytochrome C551, producing the protein MKKLMLLTLGLGIFAVSCGTKEAQMSSGNKDSTAVDQSVKPTSSTTDTMNTKMTTPDSIKMKMDTVKAPATR; encoded by the coding sequence ATGAAAAAGTTGATGTTGCTAACCCTGGGTTTAGGGATATTTGCAGTGAGTTGCGGGACAAAGGAGGCACAAATGTCATCAGGAAATAAAGATTCTACAGCAGTAGATCAGTCGGTAAAACCGACATCTTCTACGACTGATACGATGAATACAAAGATGACTACTCCTGACAGTATCAAAATGAAAATGGATACTGTAAAAGCTCCGGCAACCCGATAA